The following are encoded together in the Trachemys scripta elegans isolate TJP31775 chromosome 7, CAS_Tse_1.0, whole genome shotgun sequence genome:
- the CISH gene encoding cytokine-inducible SH2-containing protein, with product MRFSWSWSDMIICVQGPHPLLAEEKFRRQSLRGIAVDLSEQIMQPRSVTVFQGESAPAFMAPAPENNLPRMRDPEEDLLCIAKTFSYLRESGWYWGSITASEAKQHLQKMPEGTFLVRDSTHPSYLFTLSVKTNRGPTNVRIEYADSKFRLDSNCLSKPRILAFPDVVSLIQHYVMSCTVENKNEAPYTPPSPLSSMQKEMVAAAVHLKLIRPLSRKDSVPSLQHLCRLQINKSTEEVDQLPLPRRMGDYLKQYPFQL from the exons ATGCGTTTTTCTTGGTCCTGGAGTGACATGATCATCTGTGTTCAGGG ACCCCATCCTTTGCTGGCAGAGGAGAAGTTCAGGAGACAGTCGCTCAGAGGCATTGCAGTGGATTTGTCCGAGCAGATCATGCAACCTCGCTCCGTTACGGTCTTCCAGGGAGAATCTGCTCCTGCCTTCATGGCACCTGCTCCTGAGAATAACCTGCCTCGGATGCGAGATCCTGAAGAAGACCTGCTATGCATTGCAAAAACCTTCTCCTATCTGCGAGAATCCG GCTGGTATTGGGGGTCTATCACAGCTAGTGAGGCCAAGCAGCATCTTCAGAAGATGCCTGAGGGTACCTTCCTGGTACGTGACAGTACCCACCCCAGCTACCTGTTCACACTCTCCGTCAAGACCAACCGGGGTCCCACCAATGTGCGCATTGAATATGCCGACAGCAAGTTCCGGCTCGACTCAAACTGCCTGTCCAAACCCCGCATCCTGGCCTTCCCAGATGTGGTCAGCCTTATCCAGCACTATGTCATGTCCTGCACAGTGGAGAACAAGAATGAGGCCCCTTACACACCGCCCTCGCCCCTGTCCTCCATGCAAAAGGAgatggtggctgcagcagtgcaCTTGAAGCTGATACGGCCACTCAGCCGCAAGGACAGCGTCCCCAGCCTACAGCACCTGTGCCGGCTACAGATCAACAAGTCAACAGAGGAGGTGGAccagctgcccctgcccaggAGGATGGGGGACTATTTGAAGCAatatcccttccagctctga